Within the Nicotiana tabacum cultivar K326 chromosome 11, ASM71507v2, whole genome shotgun sequence genome, the region TTATAATCTATTATTTAGCTCATCTTCACCCAATTCATCTCAAACCAAGTAATTATTGGCATGAATTTACTGGTTCAACTCATTTTGATCCAAATTTAGCCCAACTCAACTATTTAAGACCCCAAATTCtcaaattcaaaattgaaaaataatatattgaaAATAGGCACAAAGGTATACGCACTTGGACAAAGTCGAAAGCATAGGCGGCTAGAAGGTTGGTATATGAGTCGATATCGTACAGCTTTTGGCGAATTACGTCCTCGTAGTAGCTACCAGTAAGCCCAGCAATGTCAACAGACCCAGCAACCAGTATGAATAAGCTATTGTTTAAAATGTAATTGCCTTCTTCTTCCCCAACCAATTCCTTCAGCTTCCCAATGTATTCTAGGAAATGATTTAATTGTGCTGATAGTGGTATAGCTGACTGATTAACATAAATCAGGATTTTATATTGCTGATTTCGCTAACAACTTAAATATTGATAACGTCACCAATTAAAATGAATAAAAAGTTACATTGATTGTAGATGTTCGAGGGTCATATCCACTGCCTCCTGATGCAAAGCTTACTCCAGTTTTTAGATCTTCGTCTTTTAGATTTGGATCTGGATAAGCTGGTATCAGCTCTTTAAGACCTAGTTCTTTGGCTGAAACAGACAACATGGAGGTAGTCAAATTTCCTCAAATATAATatcacattttttttaattatcacttTAAGGATTAACATTTCGAAATATTCTTTGTAGTCACTAAAATTTTAACAGATCaagataaatcctaaattcaagacaACTGTTGAAATATTAGGACTCAATTGGCTACTCTATCCAAACCttaattcatgcctataaatAAGGCTACGTATGTCCTTCAAAGACGATCTCAACAATTTCATAACTCTTGGATTatgcacaaagagatcaaatatgAGATCTCCGAAATTCCAGGAACTCTTGGAATATTTATTAAGAGAAATAAGGCTACATATGTCCTTCAAAGACGATCTCAGCAATTCTATAAACTCTCGAAATatgcacaaagagatcaaatatgAGATCTCCAAAATTACATGAAACTTTTGAAATATTCATGAAGAGATCAAATACGCTGTTAAGGCCCTCGAATCACGTAGAATAAATCGGAGGGAAGAATTTAAGGGACAAACAGAGTTGTATCCTgcaatgtttatcaataaaatcattttttttataattgtttgtGATTGCGGTTTTATTTTTCTCTACATAAATTTGTTTCAAACATTCTTATAACAATTTTACATTATATAACCTTTTCTCAGTTTGGTtgattttcacaaaagtcaataGAGAAAATTACCAACTGCATGGGTATAGATATTACCTATCATATCCGGTGGGGTCTTGGCATTACTGAACCGTCCGGTTGGAATCCCGCCCATGAAGTCCTTTCCATAAGGTGGAAAATTACATTTGACTGGCGTCGTGagaatattgttattatttcccTGATCCACTATTGAATCTCCGAATGCATAAACCGCCTTTACTACTACGTTGGGCGGTAGCTTCACCTTCGCTTCACAACAACTACTACTTATTAACATTACAAAAACTTTATACAAAGAAAACAACATCCCATTCATCACTAAACGAGAATACAACATTGTATACAAGTTTGGAAGTTCAGACATGACTTCCTCAACGAAAATAAGTAGAAGCTAGTCGGTTTTCCGTTGTTTACAGAGAGAGGCTAGAAGATTATAGATAGTTAGGCAGGGTGGaataaattattgttagacgCGCATAATtttagagtaagctaaataacATATAGGACTTTAAAATGTACTTAAATAATGCCTGTGTTAGTAAGATACTTCAACAAATAAAAACTTAGTCGAGTACATATATGACAATGTACTTGCCTAAGTGCTCTCTAAAGGTCGAGAGGGACTTTACGGAGAATAAGGTATTAAGaaaagtttatattgtggttAAAGGCTAGTTAGAATAGCAATAATAAGAGTGTTAGGTGCACAGTGCACTTTACGGACAATAGCTCCATTTTGTCATGAGACAAAGCAAAGCCTCACACAACTAGTATTCGTCGCGTaagacacaaaataaaaaaaaatgattaagCAAGCTATATGTGTTCGATTCTTTGAAGAATTTCTATTTCATTTCATCCATTTCCACGACTACTAACCTTTTTTTTCTTATAAAAGTTTTGAAAAGCTTCCAAATGTCGGGTTCTCGTTATTTAATGAGTCTAGAAAAGTGATAGATTGGTAGGGAGGGGCTGGGAAGAGTCTTGCCTATGTGTAGTTATTGCTAAATTATAATAGTACTCCGTGAATTTGTCTGCACGCAGTCGTTAAAGAAAATCATAATATggctaaaaaattatttttagaactTTTATCAAGACTAAAATattatcacgacccgaattttccaccgtcgggagtcgtgatggcgcctactagtgaaagctaggcaaaccaaccaactgaactatttACCTTGTTTCCATTTTTACTACGATAACagttaagagccaacaattagataacaacagaattgaataagcggaaggctgcattgtaaagttttaataatactgctaataccaatccataacaaatctacccaacactggtgtcacaacttcacagactatctaggagtactacaaataaaggtctgaaataaataaatacaacactgtctctgaaaatacatgaaagaaacaggaatagtagatagaaggagacgtcaaggcctgcggacgcctgcaggactacctcggggtgcctgatgaacaagaaacaacaatctcactgcggtccgaagtctacagcactgggatctgcacaaaagagtgcagagtgtagtatcagcacaaccgaccccatgtgctggtaagtgcctagcctaacctcggcgaagtagtgacaagactAGGACCAGACTACTAAATAAAACCTGTGAAGTTAAATCATACACAGGggaaatagaagcagataattacaactaAAGTTGGGCGGGAAAAACATGatgcggggagtaacagataacaacagaacaacagtagagaaatgtaaggaatgccataaatcaattaccagcaaagagaaggaaataagaagaaccggtacacatgtaataccattgcagacgtgcaacccgatccaattttatatagtaccgttgcaggcgtgcaatccTCTCCCATTTCATAGTGTACCGTTGCAGGCATGAGACCCGCTCCCGTTTCATATATTGCTGATGcaagtgtgcaacccgctcctattttatataatttccgttgcaggcgtgcaacccgctcccatttcatatatttccgttacaggcgtgcaacccgctcccatttcatatatcaacaccaatcataaaagaattcCGGCAAGTGAACAATAACATAATAACAATATCCCCGGCAAGGAAAACATAATATcacaacaaacatcccggcaaagggaacaataataccacaacaacatcccgacaagggaacaataatgataatcctcacatgaagcacaataaaccctaacagagtcataacaattacaatacaagactcaagggcatgcttgacaccgacttatagatactcgtcaccatgcctatacgtcgtactccacagttaGCACATAGCacataagacacaactcctaatccctcaagctaacgttagaacaaacacttaccttgatgccacaaacacaattcaagcctcaattatcgctttacctcttgattccaccaccaactcgctcgtatctagccacaagttacttaattatattaataattGCTAAATGAATCAGTTCTAATGCAtggaaataagttttctaaagtgtttcccaaaaagtcaaaaatcgatcccgggcccgcttggtccaaacccgaaatttagaccaaaacccggttacccattcacccccaagcccggatatataattggttttggaatccgacctcaatttgaggtctaaatccccaaatttcaatattcttaggtttgatgcaaaattccaaattccaccatgaaaaccctagattctaggatgaaatcttgtaaaaagaagttaagcaGTAaataaaatgagttagaaatcacttactaatgttttggagaagaaaggttgtttgaaaaatcgcctcttatatttttagggttttgaaaagtaaaaaataactgaaagtcccgtttaaatatacccctctcagaccccctcggcggaccgcacaaaaaggagtgcggtcGCGGAGCTCACCGCGAAGAAtgttgactgcagtgacatgctttagtattttagccAAAACTTTATCTACAtgtgtccaaattgtgatttctttacctttctggaaactagacacgaagggatacaactttcatttttaatCATCTCAAAATGTCTTGTAGATCAAAATATATAGGCTTCCGAAATCAGACCAGTGAACCTTCAGATTCTTTCTCACCGCGGACAACACAAaacgagtgcggccgcaaaggcccCTCCGCGGCAGCACAAAATCATTGCAGACCGCACTGGCAGGTTCAGAgatctgcaacttctctgaacttGCAACAGctatgttttaagcctaaaacatcccggaacctacccgaaactcacttactaatgttttggagaagaaaggttgtttgaaaaattgactcttatgtttttagggttttgaaaagtcaaacataACTGAAACTCccgtttaaatatacccctcCCAGACCCCCTCGGCAcaccgcacaaaaaggagtgcggtcACGGAGCTCACCGCGGCAGCACAAAATCATTGCGGACTGCACTAGCGGGTTCAGAGATCTGCAACTTCTCTaaacctgcaacaactatgttttaagcctaaaacatctgggaacctacccgaaactcatcaaatatgcatactaactcaaaaacatcttATGGACCTACTCacacgatcacatcatcaaaataacatgtaaatccacgaattaaacctcaaaactcaacattttcatcaagaacactcaaagttcataactctacaaccggaagtccaactcacgtcaaataaactccgtttttcaccaaatttcacagttatctttaaAATACTATAAAAAGGTTGTAtcgggcttcggaaccaaaatacgggcccgataccaatggtttcaaacattaattattttcttcatttcttagataatttagtaaaataatttctttcaaaaaattgatttctaaggcttgggacctcggaattcatttccgggcatacgcccaagtcccaatatTTTAccgcggacctcccgggatcgtcggaataccgatccgggtccgtttgctcaaaatattaaccaaagtcaaccatattcaaagtttaactctagaaatttctatttctcatattttcacatagaatgCTTTCTAGATATAGGTCtggaccatgcacgcaagtcgatgtgaggtaaaaaggaggtttttaggcctcagaA harbors:
- the LOC107763268 gene encoding GDSL esterase/lipase EXL3-like, translating into MSELPNLYTMLYSRLVMNGMLFSLYKVFVMLISSSCCEAKVKLPPNVVVKAVYAFGDSIVDQGNNNNILTTPVKCNFPPYGKDFMGGIPTGRFSNAKTPPDMIAKELGLKELIPAYPDPNLKDEDLKTGVSFASGGSGYDPRTSTINSAIPLSAQLNHFLEYIGKLKELVGEEEGNYILNNSLFILVAGSVDIAGLTGSYYEDVIRQKLYDIDSYTNLLAAYAFDFVQELYKLGARNIAFLGVPPLGCLPAQRTLAGGPARMCAEEYNQASELANTKFSIAIDSLHKKFPQYKLVFIDAYNSLLDCIVNPQKYGLEEVQKGCCGSGNIEVSILCNKFSGICEDDTKYLFWDSYHLTEKGYRILVDRIIKNYTNSFS